The bacterium genome segment GGCTAACCTTTAACAATTAGAAATAAGTGAGGAAAATCCGGTGAGAAAATATCATTCTGGTTTTCCATGATGACACGATCCTGCTTACCCAAAATCTGCTTGACGACCTGAAAATCGGGGACGGTTATGAACCGTCCCTGCCTTTTTTGTTTTAGAGAGAGGTCAAGTATGGGGTCGGGAAGACCCCTGTTAAACCTAAATCTCAAGCGAGGTTTGAACTGCCGGATAGAAAAGTCTCTATCCCAAAACCGGGTAAAAGTAGCACAGCCGTCCCGGCTGTGAATATGACCACAGGCGAGACGCCTGTGCTACCTTTTATCCGGTTGAGATTTGGGTAAGAAAATATAAAGGGAAGGAGGTAAGCAAGGAAGCTCGCTGTTTTAGAAAGAACCAAAAAAGGGTTTTTCCTGCTTCATAGGGATACTGAAAGAGAGGGAGATTCTTGGCTTTTGGGGAAGGCTAAAACAGAATGAGCAGGGAAGCTCCTCTATCTACTTTAAAGGGAGGTTAAAGTAGAAGAAGGGGCAAGGATGTTCCTCTGCTTCGGAGGGAGGCCGAAGTAGAAAAGGAGCAAGGAAGCAAAATTTAACAGGCAGGGAAGCCCACCAATCAAGGAGGGATTCGCATGAGAGTTGTGCATAACCCATCGGCAATTGATGCCTATAACACCTTGTCACAGACAACCCGATCCTTAAACAAAAATCTGGAACGTCTCTCTTCAGGCTTACGAATCAATCGGGCCGCTGACGATGCAGCAGGTTTAGCTATTGCTCAGAGAGAGACTGCCCTGACCAGAGGCCTGGACCAGGCATCCCGGAATGTTCAGGATGGAATATCTGTGATTCAGACAGCAGAAGCTGGTATGGACGAGATCCAGGAGATGCTCCAGCGGATGAGAGAATTGGCCGTGCAGGCATCTAATGGATCGTTGCAGTCGAGTGACAGAGAGGCTATTCAGGCTGAAGTAAATGAGCTCCTTACCAGTATCGACCAGCAGGCGCAAGCGACAGAGTTTAACAGCTTCCCGCTTTTGACGGGCAATGTTTCATCTACCGCCCCCAGTCAATATAAAGCCACGGTGGTGAGTAATGACCAAGGGGCGCGTGGTTCAGCCACGATTGATATCTATGCCAAGTTTTCGGCGGCTGGTTTTACCAATGAAGCAGGAACGGCCATTACACCGACCGGAAATATAACCGTTAATGGAGCCAAATTCAGTATCTCTGACTATGATTCGGTTAATGATTTTATGCAGGCCGTCAATAATTCGGCCCAGGCAAATGCTACTATCACTTACGATGCTACGACCGACCGGTTTACCATTACCAGTGATACCGAAGAAGTTCCCCTCAGGTTAACCCAGTCAGGTGCAGATGGGGGAGCGACCACAGGTTTCTTCACCCTGGCCAAGATAACAGAAGACAGCAGGCTCAATATTGCTGCGCCAGGGCCTCGGGCTCAGGCCATTAGTCGTGAGGAAGTTAGGGCAGGCAGCTCTAACATCCTTGACGTGAGCAAGGCCTTTTCAGAGGCTGGATTCGATACCACGCCCACCGGAACTATCGCTATTAATGGGGCGCAATTCAGTGTGGCCGATTACGCCACGGTCCAGTCTTTTATGAATGCGGTTAATGCCTCGACGAAGGCAAAGGCCACCATAACCTATGATTCTACCAATGATGAGTTCCTTATCCAGAGTGATAATGGAACAGATCTCACCCTATCGGCGGTAAGTGGCGGCGCCTCTAATTTCCTCTACGAGGCTAATATCCTTAACTATGATGTGGGAAATCCTACCACTTTCTCCAACATCTTCCGCGCTCCAAGTGCTAATGCCACGGCGACAAGCACCTATGAGGTCAATGACGAAACCGATCAAAGCAACGACCGA includes the following:
- a CDS encoding flagellin, which codes for MRVVHNPSAIDAYNTLSQTTRSLNKNLERLSSGLRINRAADDAAGLAIAQRETALTRGLDQASRNVQDGISVIQTAEAGMDEIQEMLQRMRELAVQASNGSLQSSDREAIQAEVNELLTSIDQQAQATEFNSFPLLTGNVSSTAPSQYKATVVSNDQGARGSATIDIYAKFSAAGFTNEAGTAITPTGNITVNGAKFSISDYDSVNDFMQAVNNSAQANATITYDATTDRFTITSDTEEVPLRLTQSGADGGATTGFFTLAKITEDSRLNIAAPGPRAQAISREEVRAGSSNILDVSKAFSEAGFDTTPTGTIAINGAQFSVADYATVQSFMNAVNASTKAKATITYDSTNDEFLIQSDNGTDLTLSAVSGGASNFLYEANILNYDVGNPTTFSNIFRAPSANATATSTYEVNDETDQSNDRINLTQTFANANFDNTPTGTVTINGETFSVTGTVQSFMDSINNNANIDVKIYYDTLEDKFTIRSNNLQENLTLSETPSTNGYGFLSEVNITEGTYTPTSEVNSDYRREGLVFHAGANKDETLKTNIATVSAAALGINVLMSNGVTTQAAAESAISLLDTAIDTVSSNRAKLGAIQNRLEYRLSYNETSYENQTAALSRIEDLDFAKETINFVKNQILLNSGTSMLAQANVVPANVLSLIST